The window GGCTTTGCTCCAACGTCTCAAATCCCAATATTAGGCTGAAACTCTTACCGAAGCTTAGGTAAAAATTGCCTGTACTACGTTTAGTACATTCGCGCCCACTTAAAACTAATCAATTAAATTTCATTTAAAATCAATAAACTAATTAAAATATGCAAAGTTGGCATTATGTTCGCAATCTAGAAATAACCATTAGCCGTTACCTTACAAATGACACAAACGGTCATGCGAAGGATTAAGACAAGGGCAGGAGGTTATTATGTTAGGTTGGACATTAGTATTTCTAGTTGTCGCTGTTATTGCCGGACTGTTTGGATTTACGGGCATCGCTGGCGCGGCAGCGGGAATCGCAAAAATTATTTTCTTCTTATTTATTGTGTTACTCGTAATTTCACTGCTGATTAATGCCCTCAAGGGCAAGTCACCGCGACTTTAATTTTTTTAGAAAAGGAGATGTATATGAAACCATTTACTCTGATGACAAGCGCTTCACTGGCATTACTGCTCGCTTTAGGTTTAACCGCCTGTAGTGATAACAAAGCCGAAGATGCCGGCGAAAAAATTGATGAAGTGATGACAGATACAGGTAATGCCATTGAAGATGCCTGTGAAGAAGTGAAAGAAGGCGTTAAGGCTAAAGATACTAAGTGCTAAACAAACCTCACTTTAGGGTGGCAATAGACTCGTCTACTGCCACCCTTTTGAGTTAGCACCTAATTTAAACTTAAGTTAGAACCTAGTTTCAACGACGCGATTCACCGATGCAGTCAGCCGTTTAACATGCAGCGGTTAAAT of the Shewanella baltica genome contains:
- a CDS encoding DUF1328 domain-containing protein; its protein translation is MLGWTLVFLVVAVIAGLFGFTGIAGAAAGIAKIIFFLFIVLLVISLLINALKGKSPRL